The Hemicordylus capensis ecotype Gifberg chromosome 6, rHemCap1.1.pri, whole genome shotgun sequence genome window below encodes:
- the LOC128329697 gene encoding olfactory receptor 10G6-like has protein sequence MECPNQTSPTEFVLSGFPYPPEMKVPLFLFFFLVFILTLSGNSLILWVVASNLKLHKPMYWFLCHLSILDMAFSSVVVPKMIAGFIPGRKFISFGGCVTQVFFFQFLGCAESLLYTLMAYDRFLAICKPLQYTTIMNWRVCLILSLGTVIGGCLNSVLETTLTFRLPYGQRNQINYIFCDIPAVLKLACADTTLNELMILVDVGLVAMTCFLLILTSYVYIISAILRISTSEGRRRAFSTCTAHVTVVFIFYVPTVYHYLRPTSQGSMDGVVSIFYTTITPFLNPVIYTLRNKEMKTALGKLWHREKMSEFI, from the coding sequence ATGGAATGTCCAAATCAAACATCCCCAACTGAGTTTGTCCTCTCAGGGTTCCCATACCCACCAGAGATGAAGGTCCCTTTGTTCTTGTTCTTCTTCCTCGTATTTATATTGACCCTCTCTGGCAATTCCTTGATCCTCTGGGTGGTAGCGTCTAACCTCAAGCTACACAAGCCCATGTATTGGTTCCTCTGCCATCTGTCCATCCTCGACATGGCTTTCTCCTCTGTGGTTGTTCCCAAGATGATTGCAGGGTTCATTCCTGGTAGAAAGTTCATCTCTTTTGGAGGATGTGTGACTCAGGTATTCTTCTTCCAGTTCCTTGGATGTGCAGAAAGTCTTCTGTACACCTTGATGGCTTATGACCGCTTTCTGGCTATTTGCAAACCCCTCCAGTACACCACCATCATGAATTGGAGAGTCTGTCTCATCCTCTCCTTGGGTACAGTGATTGGAGGCTGCCTGAACTCAGTGCTGGAGACAACTCTCACCTTCCGCTTGCCCTATGGTCAGAGAAACCAAATTAACTACATCTTCTGTGACATCCCTGCTGTGTTGAAGCTGGCTTGTGCTGACACAACACTCAATGAGCTTATGATCTTGGTTGACGTTGGCTTAGTGGCTATGACCTGCTTCCTCCTTATCCTGACCTCCTATGTCTATATCATCTCTGCTATTCTGCGGATCAGTACCTCTGAAGGACGTCGCCGAGCCTTCTCTACTTGTACAGCCCATGTTACAGTGGTGTTCATATTTTATGTCCCAACAGTTTACCACTATTTGAGGCCAACATCTCAGGGCTCAATGGATGGTGTGGTCAGCATCTTCTACACCACAATCACTCCATTTTTAAACCCTGTCATATACACACTTAGGAACAAGGAGATGAAAACTGCGCTGGGGAAACTGTGGCATAGAGAAAAGATGAGTGAATTCATATGA
- the LOC128329698 gene encoding olfactory receptor 10G6-like, with protein MECENVTSLLENFEIMGFLYPRDLKFPLLLFFFLMYLLSLFGNSLILTVVALDPNLHKPMYWFLCHLAIIDVMFSSVVVPKLISWLAEGNGVISFAGCVSQLFFFHFLGCTECFLYTVLALDRFLAICKPLRYSTIMNNRVCFCLSFGIWFGGSLHSAMETALTFHLPFGRRNQVTYTFCDIPAVQKLACADTSINEMVTLIDIGLVAMACFLLILTSYVYIISAILRIPTAQGKRRAFSTCSAHITLVVIYYAPTIYTYLRPASQDSFDGVLSMFYASGTPFINPLILTLRNKEMKVGVRKLCSRKTQCSLN; from the coding sequence ATGGAGTGTGAAAATGTAACATCGTTGCTTGAAAACTTTGAAATTATGGGATTCCTGTACCCCAGAGACCTGAAGTTCCCAttgctcctcttcttcttcctcatgTACTTACTGTCCCTTTTTGGAAATAGTCTGATTCTCACAGTGGTAGCTCTCGATCCCAATTTGCACAAGCCAATGTACTGGTTCCTCTGCCACCTGGCCATCATAGACGTGATGTTCTCCTCAGTGGTGGTGCCCAAGTTGATTTCTTGGCTGGCAGAGGGAAATGGGGTCATCTCCTTTGCAGGCTGTGTGTCTCAGCTCTTCTTCTTCCACTTTCTGGGTTGCACAGAATGTTTCTTATATACCGTGCTGGCCTTGGACCGCTTTCTGGCCATCTGCAAACCACTCCGCTACAGCACCATCATGAACAACCGAGTTTGCTTCTGTCTTTCATTTGGAATCTGGTTTGGAGGCTCACTACATTCTGCAATGGAGACTGCCCTCACTTTCCACTTGCCATTTGGCCGGAGGAACCAAGTGACCTACACATTCTGTGACATTCCCGCTGTACAGAAACTGGCCTGTGCGGATACATCCATCAATGAGATGGTGACCTTGATTGACATTGGGTTGGTCGCCATGGCCTGCTTCCTCTTGATCTTGACATCCTATGTCTATATCATATCTGCCATCCTGAGGATTCCCACTGCTCAAGGGAAACGCCGGGCCTTCTCCACTTGCTCAGCCCATATCACTTTGGTGGTGATCTACTATGCACCTACGATTTACACTTATCTGCGTCCAGCATCTCAGGACTCCTTTGATGGTGTGTTGTCCATGTTCTATGCTTCAGGGACCCCCTTCATAAACCCTCTTATACTCACACTGAGGAATAAGGAAATGAAAGTTGGTGTGAGGAAATTATGCAGCAGAAAAACACAGTGCTCCCTTAATTAA
- the LOC128329699 gene encoding olfactory receptor 10G6-like: protein MECPNQTAPTVFVLSGLPYPQEMKVPLFLFFLLIFILTLSGNSLILWVVASNLKLHKPMYWFLCHLSILDMAFSSVVVPKVIVGFFPGGKIISFVGCVTQLFFFHFIGCAESLLYTLMAYDRFLAICKPLRYNTIMNWKACLILSLGTVIGGCLNSAMETTLTFCLPYGQRNQVDYIFCDIPAVLKLACADTTLNEMVAFVDIGLVAMTCFLLILTSYVYIVSAILRINSTEGRRRAFSTCSAHVTVVGIYYLPVVYHYLRPTSQGSMDGVVSMFYTTITPFLNPVIYTLRNKDMKTALGKLWGKNAE from the coding sequence ATGGAGTGTCCCAATCAAACAGCCCCAACTGTTTTTGTCCTCTCTGGGCTCCCATACCCACAAGAGATGAAGGTCCCTTTGTTCCTCTTCTTCTTGCTCATATTTATATTAACCCTCTCTGGAAACTCCTTGATCCTCTGGGTGGTAGCATCTAACCTCAAACTGCACAAGCCTATGTACTGGTTCCTCTGCCATTTGTCTATCCTAGACATGGCTTTCTCTTCTGTGGTTGTTCCCAAAGTGATTGTGGGATTTTTTCCTGGTGGAAAGATAATCTCTTTTGTGGGCTGTGTGACACAGTTATTTTTCTTCCACTTTATTGGATGTGCAGAAAGTCTTCTGTACACCTTGATGGCTTATGACCGCTTCCTGGCTATTTGCAAACCCCTCAGGTACAACACCATCATGAACTGGAAAGCCTGCCTTATCCTCTCCTTGGGTACAGTGATTGGAGGCTGCCTGAACTCAGCTATGGAGACAACCCTCACCTTTTGCTTGCCTTATGGTCAGAGAAACCAAGTTGACTACATCTTCTGTGACATTCCTGCTGTGCTGAAGCTGGCTTGTGCTGACACAACACTTAATGAGATGGTGGCCTTCGTTGACATTGGCCTTGTGGCCATGACCTGCTTCCTCCTTATTCTGACCTCTTATGTCTATATTGTCTCAGCCATTTTGAGGATCAACAGTACTGAAGGGCGTCGCCGGGCCTTCTCTACTTGCTCAGCCCATGTAACTGTGGTGGGTATATATTACCTCCCTGTAGTTTACCACTATCTGAGGCCAACATCTCAGGGCTCGATGGATGGTGTGGTCAGCATGTTCTACACCACAATCACCCCATTTCTGAACCCTGTCATATACACACTTAGGAACAAGGATATGAAGACTGCTCTGGGGAAACTCTGGGGTAAGAATGCAGAGTAA